The genomic segment TACGACACCGGGTCCGCTGACGTACCGGCCGGTATGTGTCCGCGGCGCCATTGCCTTCGGCTCCCGCGCGCGTGACGATGTTCGGACGTGATCGGAAAAGGGGAGTTCTGATGATTGAGACGAGCGGAACCGGGCGGCTGTGGCTGCTCTCCGGTCCCGGCAGCAGCTACGCCGTGCATCTGACCGAGCGCGACGAGCTGCTCCACCTGCACTGGGGCGCCCGGATCCAGCTCGCCGACGCCGAGGCACTGGCCGCCGAACCGCTCCCCGGCGGGAGCTCCTTCGAGTCACCGCTCGACGGCCACGAGGAGTACCCCGTCGAAGGCGGCCCGCGCTTCGTCCGGCCCGCGCTGTCGGTCCGTGACGCCACGGCGCGCGGCACCGAATGGTGCTTCGAGGAGGCCGAGACCGAGGACGACGAGCTGCGGCTGCACTTCCACGACTCCGTCCACCATCTCGACCTGACCCTGCACTACCGGGTCCGCACAGGCTCCGACGTCGTCGAGCGCTGGACCACCGCCACCCACGTGGCCAACGGGCACACCGGCCCCGTCGAGCTGCTGCGCGCCGATTCCGCCGCCTGGACCCTGCCGGAACGCGACGGGTGGCGGCTGTCGCACCTGCACGGCCGCTGGGCGGCCGAGACCCGGCTGGCCAGGACCGGGCTCACCGCGGGCGAGAAGATGATCGGCAGCCGGCGCGGCCACACCGGCCACCACCACCTGCCGTGGATCGGCCTCGACGCGGGCGACGCCGGCGAGGAGCACGGCGAGGTGTGGACCGCCGCGCTCGCCTGGTCCGGCTCCTGGCGCATCGCCGTGCAGCAACTGCCCGACGGCCGGGTGCAGGCCACCGGCGGCGCCGGACACGACGACGCGGGACTGCTGCGGCTGGAGCCGGGGGAGTCCTTCACCACCCCGGTCTTCGCCGGGCTCTACACCGACGGCGGCTTCGGCGCCGCGAGCCGCGCCTGGCACGCCCACCAGCTGGCCCACGTGATCCCGGACGCCGAACAGCCACGGCCGGTGCTCTACAACTCGTGGGAGGCGACCCGCTTCGACGTCGGCGAGGAGCAGCAGCGCGAACTCGCCCGCCGGGCCGCTGCGATGGGCGTCGAGCTCTTCGTCGTCGACGACGGCTGGTTCGGCGCCAGGACCAGCGACCGCGCCGGACTGGGCGACTGGACCGCCAACCCCGACCGGTTCCCGAACGGACTCAAGCCGCTCGCCGACGAGGTGCACGCCCTCGGCATGCGGTTCGGCATCTGGGTGGAACCGGAGATGGTCAACGCCGACAGCGACCTGTACCGCGCGCACCCGGACTGGGTGCAGCACCACAGCGGACGGCGCCGTACCGAGTTCCGCAACCAGCTCGTCCTCAACCTCGCCCGCGAGGACGTGCGCGAGTACCTCTGGGAGCAGTTGGACGCGCTGCTGCACAGCGCCCCCGTCGACTACGTGAAGTGGGACTTCAACCGGTGCTTCACCGACGCCGGCTGGCCCGGTGAGCCCTACCCGCAGCGGCTGTGGGTCGACCATGTGCACGGGCTGTACGGGCTGCTCGACCGGCTGCGGGCCGCGCACCCCGGCGTCGCCTTCGAGTCCTGCTCGGGCGGCGGCGGCCGGGTGGACCTCGGGATCCTGTCCCGTACCGACCAGGTGTGGACCTCGGACAACACCGACCCGCTGGACCGGCTGCCGATCCAGTACGGGTTGAGTCAGCTGCACCCCGCCCGGGTGATGGCCGCCTGGGTCACCGACAGCCCCAACCGCATACTCAACCACCGGGTCAGCAGCCTGCGCTTCCGCTTCGTGAGCGCCATGGCCGGGGTGCTCGGCGTCGGCGGCGACCTGACGGCGTGGAGCGAGCGGGAGCTGGCCGAGGCCGCGGACTGGGTCGAGCTCTACAAGGCGATCCGGCCCGTCGTGCAGTACGGCGACCTGTACCGGCTGCGCGCGCCCGGCGACGGCGGCCTCAGCGCCGTGCAGTACGTGCACGGCGACGAGATCGTCGTCCTCGCCTGGCTGCACTCCCAGTCCTTCGGCGAACCGCAGCCGCCGCTGCGGCTGCGCGGCCTCGACCCGGCGTCCGCGTACCGGGATCCCGCCACCGGAACCGTGCACCGCGGCGCCGTGCTGGCCACCCGCGGACTGCGGACCGGGCTGGCCGGCGACCTGGACGCGGCCGTATTCCGGCTGCGCGGAATATGACCTCGTGTTCTAAATCACGCCGCGTCAACCCCCGGTTACGATGGCGTAGGTCACTTCCGGAAGGGGAGTATGGGCTGCCGTGGCTGACGATTCGAAAACAGACAACAGTGGCGCGATCGGGTCGTACACCGCGGTGGGGGACAGCTTCACCGAGGGCGTCGGCGACCCTGGTCCTGACGGCGCTTTCGTCGGCTGGGCCGACCGCCTGGCCGTTCAACTCGCCGATCGGCGAGCCGAACACGACTTCCGCTATGCCAACCTCGCCGTGCGCGGCCGGCTGCTCGACCAGATCGTGGCCGAGCAGGTACCACGCGCCAAGGAGCTCGCACCGGACCTGGTGACGTTCTGCGCGGGCGGCAACGACATCCTCCGGCCGGGCAGCGACCCGGACGATGTGGCCGAGCGGCTGGAGGCGGCCGTCGCCGACCTCAACTCCTCGGTCGGCACGGTGCTGATCTGCACCGGCTTCGACACCCGTGACGTCCCGGTGCTGCGCCATCTGCGCGGCAAGATCGCGACGTACACGGCGCACGTCCGGTCGATCGCGGACCGCCAGGACTGCCCGGTGCTCGACCTGTGGTCGCTGCGCTCGGTGCAGGACCGGCGGGCGTGGAGCGGCGACCGGCTCCATCTGTCCCCGGAGGGCCACACCCTGGTCGCGCTGCGCGCGGCGCAGGTGCTGGGCCTCCCCGTGTGCGCCGATCCCGAGCAGGCCTGGGAGCCGGAGCCGGTGCGCGCACCGGGCGAGGTACGGCGCGACAACATCCACTGGGCCCGCGAGCACCTGGTGCCGTGGATCGGCCGCCGGCTGCGCGGCGAATCCTCCGGCGACCACGTCGAGCCCAAGCGTCCTGACCTGCTGCCGCTGTAGGCAGTGGGCGGGAGTCGCCACGGGCCGTCGGCAGCGGGGCGGTCGGAGGCGGCGGTTCGGGAAACGGTCGGGCAGCGGCGTGGGGACGGTCAGGGGTGCCGGCGGGCGGGCGGGCAGGGCAGCTCGGCCCAGACCACGCGCCCCTCGCCGTCCTCGGCCGGGCCCACCCCCCAGGACTGCGCCAGAACGCTGACGAGCAGCAGTCCGCGCCCGCACTCCTCGTCGACATCGGCGGTGCGGGTGCGCGGCTCGGTCCGCCCGTGCCCCTGGTCGGTGACCTCGACGCGCAGCACCCGGCCCAGAGCCAGCAGCGAACAGGTGATCTTCTCGCTGTCGGTGTGGCGGACGGCGTTGGTGAACAGCTCCGTCACCACCAGCCCCGCGTCGTCGGTGACTTCGAGATCCACC from the Streptomyces sp. RKAG293 genome contains:
- a CDS encoding alpha-galactosidase codes for the protein MIETSGTGRLWLLSGPGSSYAVHLTERDELLHLHWGARIQLADAEALAAEPLPGGSSFESPLDGHEEYPVEGGPRFVRPALSVRDATARGTEWCFEEAETEDDELRLHFHDSVHHLDLTLHYRVRTGSDVVERWTTATHVANGHTGPVELLRADSAAWTLPERDGWRLSHLHGRWAAETRLARTGLTAGEKMIGSRRGHTGHHHLPWIGLDAGDAGEEHGEVWTAALAWSGSWRIAVQQLPDGRVQATGGAGHDDAGLLRLEPGESFTTPVFAGLYTDGGFGAASRAWHAHQLAHVIPDAEQPRPVLYNSWEATRFDVGEEQQRELARRAAAMGVELFVVDDGWFGARTSDRAGLGDWTANPDRFPNGLKPLADEVHALGMRFGIWVEPEMVNADSDLYRAHPDWVQHHSGRRRTEFRNQLVLNLAREDVREYLWEQLDALLHSAPVDYVKWDFNRCFTDAGWPGEPYPQRLWVDHVHGLYGLLDRLRAAHPGVAFESCSGGGGRVDLGILSRTDQVWTSDNTDPLDRLPIQYGLSQLHPARVMAAWVTDSPNRILNHRVSSLRFRFVSAMAGVLGVGGDLTAWSERELAEAADWVELYKAIRPVVQYGDLYRLRAPGDGGLSAVQYVHGDEIVVLAWLHSQSFGEPQPPLRLRGLDPASAYRDPATGTVHRGAVLATRGLRTGLAGDLDAAVFRLRGI
- a CDS encoding SGNH/GDSL hydrolase family protein, with translation MADDSKTDNSGAIGSYTAVGDSFTEGVGDPGPDGAFVGWADRLAVQLADRRAEHDFRYANLAVRGRLLDQIVAEQVPRAKELAPDLVTFCAGGNDILRPGSDPDDVAERLEAAVADLNSSVGTVLICTGFDTRDVPVLRHLRGKIATYTAHVRSIADRQDCPVLDLWSLRSVQDRRAWSGDRLHLSPEGHTLVALRAAQVLGLPVCADPEQAWEPEPVRAPGEVRRDNIHWAREHLVPWIGRRLRGESSGDHVEPKRPDLLPL
- a CDS encoding ATP-binding protein, translated to MAASQDALRVARHDGPVHPGRHDVFRLPAQNASVADARGRVRARLRDWGVDLEVTDDAGLVVTELFTNAVRHTDSEKITCSLLALGRVLRVEVTDQGHGRTEPRTRTADVDEECGRGLLLVSVLAQSWGVGPAEDGEGRVVWAELPCPPARRHP